Proteins from a single region of Acidianus ambivalens:
- the mvk gene encoding mevalonate kinase, which produces MIEVEVPLKLTLFGEHAVVYGEPAIAMAINEKMKIKIVPYHKMILKSNSLSIKGIKVDLEEMKLESEETSKVLSYALSTINFFEKEYGTRKNALIEIESPVDPSVGLGTSAAVIVGIVGGYSRYLGYELTREEIAKISHKIELTVQGLGSRMDTYTTSLGGLIYFPKGGGYEKIRREIRITAGYIRRIATTAEILKRVKSLKEKNPDLFNDLISSIGKTVNKAKIAIEKGDEEEIGELMYVNHGLLMSLGVTLPPIDNLVSTAKILGLKGCKISGGGGGGSTICLEDERARILLSTIGAKIIDSRISQEGVMIKEINQ; this is translated from the coding sequence TTGATTGAAGTTGAAGTACCTCTAAAGTTGACGCTATTTGGAGAACATGCTGTAGTTTATGGAGAACCGGCAATAGCTATGGCAATAAATGAGAAGATGAAAATAAAAATAGTGCCATACCATAAAATGATATTAAAATCGAATTCTTTATCAATTAAGGGAATAAAAGTTGATTTAGAAGAAATGAAGTTAGAAAGCGAGGAAACTTCAAAAGTTCTCTCTTATGCTCTGTCAACAATTAATTTCTTTGAAAAAGAGTACGGCACTAGGAAAAACGCATTAATAGAAATAGAATCTCCAGTAGATCCTTCCGTAGGCTTAGGAACTAGTGCTGCAGTAATAGTAGGCATAGTAGGAGGATATTCTAGATATTTGGGTTATGAACTAACCAGAGAGGAAATAGCAAAAATCTCTCATAAAATAGAGCTTACAGTGCAAGGTTTAGGTAGTAGAATGGATACGTATACTACTTCTTTAGGCGGTTTAATATACTTCCCTAAGGGCGGAGGATACGAAAAAATAAGGAGAGAAATAAGGATAACAGCAGGATATATTAGAAGAATCGCAACTACAGCAGAGATTTTAAAAAGAGTTAAAAGTTTGAAGGAGAAGAATCCTGATTTATTTAACGACTTAATTTCGTCCATAGGAAAAACAGTCAATAAGGCTAAAATTGCAATAGAGAAAGGAGACGAAGAAGAAATAGGAGAACTTATGTATGTTAATCACGGGCTATTAATGTCGTTAGGCGTGACATTGCCTCCTATAGATAATCTGGTTTCAACTGCAAAAATTCTAGGCTTAAAAGGATGTAAAATAAGTGGCGGTGGAGGAGGAGGTTCAACAATATGCTTAGAAGATGAAAGGGCAAGAATTTTACTATCAACCATTGGTGCAAAAATAATTGACTCAAGAATTAGCCAAGAAGGTGTAATGATAAAGGAAATAAACCAGTAA
- a CDS encoding threonyl-tRNA synthetase editing domain-containing protein, producing the protein MIQLFIHASNFSYEVKEKAVEKAEEDYLPSLKKENALVVFTTVEKGDDEEIIRKAVENIKDIFSKVKASCVIIYPYAHLSNNLSSPDVAISSLKEIEKELKDSGIETYRAPFGWYKAFSISCYGHPLSELSRRITKSEEFSKSEELEICNKFGFPSSPKATFMKIATLEYLKKELSPSSIIISNDELKEKEGTMIIRYLKPSGRILPCINEDPKIEVIYFGEKQLDFPKEFKDSKNSLKIWESKDGKTTIWVGNLIYYILLQAKSMSTPYLPLWISPIHVRLLPVKKDFLEKTEEFANQLLSKGVRVEIDNKDDGLGNKIRRSGMDWIPYVAIVGEREIKTSTLTVRIRKKDEQKSLTIDELYTIIKDEDPLMLRQNTPVKMFD; encoded by the coding sequence ATGATTCAACTATTCATTCATGCGTCAAATTTTTCATACGAAGTTAAAGAAAAAGCTGTAGAAAAAGCAGAAGAAGATTATTTGCCTTCTCTTAAAAAAGAAAATGCATTAGTAGTTTTCACAACTGTAGAAAAGGGTGATGATGAAGAAATTATAAGGAAAGCTGTAGAAAATATTAAGGATATTTTTTCTAAAGTTAAAGCCTCGTGCGTAATTATTTACCCTTACGCTCACTTATCAAATAACTTATCCTCACCAGATGTAGCAATATCTTCTCTTAAAGAAATTGAAAAGGAATTAAAAGATAGCGGAATAGAAACCTATAGAGCTCCTTTTGGATGGTATAAAGCTTTCAGCATAAGCTGTTACGGGCATCCATTGAGCGAACTATCTAGAAGAATAACAAAATCTGAAGAGTTTTCCAAGTCTGAAGAACTGGAGATTTGTAACAAATTTGGTTTCCCTTCTTCCCCTAAGGCTACTTTCATGAAGATCGCAACACTAGAATATTTAAAGAAGGAACTCTCGCCAAGCAGTATCATAATATCTAACGATGAATTAAAAGAAAAGGAAGGAACAATGATAATTAGATATTTAAAACCTTCTGGCAGAATTTTGCCGTGTATCAATGAGGATCCAAAAATTGAAGTTATCTACTTTGGTGAGAAACAGCTCGATTTCCCTAAAGAATTTAAGGACTCTAAAAACTCATTAAAAATCTGGGAGTCAAAAGACGGTAAAACTACTATCTGGGTAGGAAATTTAATTTATTATATTCTCCTTCAAGCAAAATCAATGAGTACACCGTATTTACCTTTATGGATTTCTCCAATTCACGTAAGACTATTGCCTGTGAAAAAAGATTTCCTTGAAAAGACTGAGGAGTTTGCTAACCAACTTTTATCTAAAGGAGTAAGAGTAGAAATAGATAACAAAGATGACGGGTTAGGTAATAAAATTAGGAGGTCAGGAATGGATTGGATACCTTATGTAGCAATAGTTGGAGAAAGAGAAATTAAAACTTCTACTCTTACAGTTAGAATTAGGAAAAAAGATGAGCAAAAAAGCCTAACTATAGACGAATTATACACAATAATAAAGGATGAAGATCCTCTCATGTTAAGACAAAATACTCCGGTGAAAATGTTTGATTGA
- a CDS encoding MBL fold metallo-hydrolase, whose protein sequence is MSYHLKILGGGQEVGRAAIEVAGPDGSIVLDYGVNFNPDDTPNFPLQEMPSKVKAFIVSHAHLDHVGALPIYQISGSKPIYGTSITKEIGELILKDFLKISGPRVPYEWVEVKKTLDNFNTIKYNEEFEVGSFRIKTSSAGHIPGSAITVVKTDKGDVTYTGDINITNTKLMKPADLDIMRDSRVIVTEATYGKFNHPQRKSVEDEFYNAIMEVLEEGGTVLVPAFSLSRSQEILSLLAERNIPYPVYYDGMVKTIMEIMINNPEYINNYEALKKAYNEFHYVNGLQDRKKAYKSNGVIVASAGMLKGGPAVYYFKKIADNPKNAVFLVSYQADNTPGRKLLELGKFDEESPLLKARLQLFDFSSHAGRDQLMQILKASKSLEKVVVVHSSADSAQYFADHVKQELGVEVIVPENGQEIQL, encoded by the coding sequence ATGAGTTATCATCTGAAAATATTAGGTGGAGGACAAGAAGTAGGCAGAGCTGCTATAGAAGTTGCCGGACCAGACGGAAGTATAGTTTTAGACTATGGAGTCAACTTTAACCCAGACGATACGCCCAACTTTCCTTTGCAAGAAATGCCTTCAAAAGTTAAAGCGTTCATAGTATCTCATGCACACTTAGACCACGTAGGTGCTTTGCCTATCTATCAAATTTCCGGAAGTAAACCAATTTACGGGACATCAATAACGAAAGAAATAGGAGAATTAATCTTAAAGGACTTCTTAAAGATTTCTGGACCAAGAGTTCCTTATGAGTGGGTAGAAGTAAAGAAAACGCTTGACAATTTCAACACAATAAAGTACAATGAAGAGTTTGAAGTTGGTTCTTTTAGGATAAAAACCTCCAGCGCAGGACATATACCGGGCAGTGCAATAACTGTAGTAAAAACTGACAAAGGAGATGTAACTTATACTGGAGACATAAATATAACTAACACAAAATTAATGAAACCTGCAGACCTCGATATAATGAGAGATTCAAGAGTTATAGTCACAGAAGCAACTTATGGTAAATTTAACCATCCGCAAAGAAAAAGCGTTGAAGACGAGTTCTATAACGCAATAATGGAAGTTTTAGAAGAAGGAGGAACAGTACTTGTTCCAGCATTTAGCTTATCAAGGAGCCAGGAGATTTTATCTTTATTGGCTGAAAGAAATATTCCATATCCTGTATATTATGACGGTATGGTTAAGACAATAATGGAAATAATGATCAACAATCCAGAGTATATTAATAATTATGAAGCACTGAAAAAAGCATATAACGAATTTCATTACGTCAACGGGTTGCAGGATAGGAAGAAAGCTTACAAAAGTAACGGAGTAATCGTTGCCAGTGCCGGTATGCTAAAAGGAGGTCCAGCAGTTTATTATTTCAAGAAAATTGCAGATAATCCAAAGAACGCAGTATTCCTAGTGAGCTATCAAGCAGACAATACTCCAGGCAGAAAACTCCTTGAATTAGGAAAATTCGATGAAGAATCTCCATTATTAAAAGCTAGGCTACAGCTATTCGACTTTTCCAGTCATGCAGGCAGAGATCAATTAATGCAAATACTTAAGGCATCAAAGAGCCTTGAGAAAGTAGTAGTAGTTCATTCCTCTGCAGATAGTGCACAATACTTTGCCGATCATGTTAAGCAAGAATTAGGAGTAGAAGTTATAGTTCCGGAAAATGGACAAGAAATACAACTATGA
- a CDS encoding nascent polypeptide-associated complex protein, with product MKVPKDLKALQRMGIKAEKIDALRVTIETPDEIITIESPMVMKTSFAGQEAIVVSGGETKVEKKGAQQKVEIKDEDVKFIMEQTGKPENEVREALVKANGDIAKAIMILNGQES from the coding sequence ATGAAAGTTCCAAAAGATCTTAAAGCTCTTCAAAGGATGGGGATTAAAGCAGAGAAGATAGATGCGTTGAGAGTTACAATAGAAACTCCAGACGAAATAATAACAATAGAATCCCCAATGGTGATGAAAACTAGTTTTGCTGGACAAGAAGCAATAGTAGTCTCTGGAGGAGAGACAAAAGTTGAAAAGAAAGGTGCACAGCAGAAAGTAGAAATTAAGGATGAAGATGTTAAATTCATCATGGAACAAACTGGAAAACCAGAAAATGAGGTAAGGGAAGCTTTAGTTAAAGCTAATGGAGATATAGCAAAAGCTATAATGATTTTGAATGGACAAGAGTCCTAA
- a CDS encoding helix-turn-helix domain-containing protein: MASDYVIELIAKRIAGDIVWSSNIGLSMKKWREMFGISQSELARVLGISQTVIADYERGRRQPGSAFVKKFVQGLIEIDERRGFKVISELSKSFTLNFPFIMDMRDFETPICFDELTIAVDGIPLNSTINLKKIYGYVVVDSLTAITALSGMEFYQFLSLVFNRVIVFTKVTSGRSPIIALKISPVKPDVVVLHRPLKMDPLSIDLADKEGINIIISTKRNEEELIKSLRTLVHSKSL; this comes from the coding sequence ATGGCTAGTGATTACGTAATAGAGTTAATAGCAAAGAGGATTGCAGGCGACATAGTATGGAGCTCTAACATAGGTTTATCAATGAAAAAATGGAGGGAGATGTTCGGAATTTCTCAGTCTGAACTTGCCAGAGTCCTTGGAATTTCGCAAACAGTTATTGCAGATTACGAAAGAGGTAGAAGACAGCCTGGAAGTGCATTTGTAAAGAAATTTGTGCAAGGTTTAATAGAAATAGACGAAAGAAGAGGATTCAAGGTAATCTCAGAATTAAGTAAATCGTTCACTTTAAATTTTCCATTTATAATGGATATGAGAGATTTTGAAACTCCAATATGTTTTGACGAATTAACAATAGCAGTTGACGGAATTCCTTTAAATTCTACAATTAATCTAAAGAAGATTTACGGTTACGTTGTAGTAGATAGCTTAACTGCAATTACCGCGTTAAGCGGAATGGAGTTTTACCAGTTTTTATCCTTAGTTTTCAATAGAGTAATAGTTTTCACTAAAGTAACCAGTGGAAGATCGCCAATAATAGCGTTAAAAATTTCTCCAGTTAAGCCTGACGTAGTAGTGCTTCATAGGCCTTTAAAAATGGATCCGCTTTCTATAGATCTTGCAGACAAGGAAGGAATAAACATTATAATCTCTACTAAGAGAAATGAGGAGGAATTAATTAAATCCCTTAGGACTCTTGTCCATTCAAAATCATTATAG
- a CDS encoding pyridoxal-phosphate dependent enzyme codes for MKQVCMRCGKEREGLELRCKRCGGPFKVEVEDLPFSRNLRDNFPYIKSWISLGEWNTPMIKNGDIYFKLDFLNPTGSYKDRGSVTLISYLAENGIKAISEDSSGNAGASIAAYGSAAGMLVKIFVPSTARGNKLKQIESYGAEVVKVEGSREEVAKAAENSPYYYASHVLQPQFRDGIRSLAYEIVRDLGWKTPDNVFLPTSAGTLLLGVFEGFRHMFNQGIIAKIPNIIAVQTEQVMPLCSKVKGIKYTPPEKVTSIADALVSTNPFLLPEMVEVIRKYGDCIVVNDEEILDSWKELARKGLLVEYSSATVYSAYKKSKPEGLSVLVLTGNGLKVL; via the coding sequence ATGAAACAAGTTTGCATGCGTTGTGGCAAAGAAAGGGAAGGTCTAGAATTGCGTTGTAAAAGATGTGGAGGTCCATTTAAAGTTGAAGTTGAAGATTTACCTTTCTCTAGAAACTTAAGAGATAATTTCCCTTACATAAAGTCTTGGATTTCTTTAGGAGAATGGAATACGCCTATGATAAAAAATGGAGATATCTATTTTAAGTTGGATTTTCTTAATCCTACGGGTTCTTACAAAGATAGAGGTTCTGTAACTTTAATTTCGTATTTGGCAGAGAATGGAATAAAGGCGATATCAGAGGATTCTTCTGGTAACGCTGGAGCTTCTATTGCCGCCTATGGTTCTGCTGCCGGAATGCTTGTTAAAATATTTGTTCCATCAACCGCTAGAGGGAATAAGTTAAAGCAAATAGAAAGCTATGGTGCAGAAGTAGTAAAAGTTGAAGGAAGCAGGGAAGAAGTAGCAAAGGCTGCTGAAAATTCTCCCTATTATTATGCTTCACATGTTCTTCAGCCTCAGTTTAGAGACGGTATAAGATCTTTAGCTTATGAAATTGTAAGGGATCTAGGTTGGAAGACTCCAGATAATGTATTTTTGCCTACATCAGCAGGTACTTTATTGCTTGGAGTTTTCGAAGGTTTTAGGCATATGTTTAATCAAGGTATAATAGCCAAAATTCCTAATATAATAGCAGTTCAAACTGAGCAAGTAATGCCTCTTTGTTCTAAAGTCAAGGGAATAAAATATACTCCGCCAGAGAAAGTAACGTCTATTGCTGATGCACTAGTTTCTACTAATCCTTTCCTTTTACCTGAGATGGTAGAGGTTATAAGAAAGTATGGTGACTGTATAGTAGTTAATGACGAGGAAATTTTAGACTCTTGGAAGGAACTAGCAAGGAAAGGTTTGCTTGTAGAATATAGTTCTGCAACAGTTTACTCTGCATATAAGAAAAGTAAGCCAGAAGGTCTCAGTGTTTTAGTGCTAACTGGTAATGGCTTGAAAGTTCTATAA
- a CDS encoding ammonium transporter, with protein sequence MDTKYLKIISLGIFVIPFLLMLITSASTTNVTQEIQSLNQSIAALANRTSDYPPASVPSWLSLGSNAWMLTAATFVGLQSVPGVALYYAGLSKKKYAVNSALMVFYAFAIVLVVWMIAGYNFGFGKPTLVINGYGILGTPLPAWPGTYEASQTVYGPSNSMLNIPTSTYIFFQFVFAAITPVLLAGGVLERMNFKAWMVFVPFWSLLVYSPVSYWLFAGGWLNQLGAVDFSGGYVIHVDAGVGALAAALAVGPRLASERKLEAHSLPLILAGAGLIWLGWDGFNGGDPGGATIDAAIAVLNTNIATAVSAVTWMLMDMAFFKKPTLVGATSGAITGLVAITPAAGYVNGLYSIIIGIASGSIPWLALYKLEPKLKVDDTLGVFSTHGIAGIVGGLLTGIFADPNVTVYVDPTLRGALYGNWYQLDIQAFAAAVVFVYDFAITFGLLKLIGLFIPLRAPPETLQIGDYAMHGEVAYSDLLATLPAEQKPVAEKVEEEPSKKKEEGK encoded by the coding sequence ATGGACACGAAATACCTAAAAATAATTAGTTTAGGTATTTTTGTAATTCCATTTCTATTAATGTTAATAACATCTGCCTCAACTACTAATGTTACTCAAGAAATACAATCATTAAATCAGTCTATAGCAGCATTAGCAAATAGAACTTCTGACTATCCACCAGCTTCTGTTCCGTCTTGGCTAAGCTTAGGTAGTAACGCTTGGATGCTAACTGCGGCAACTTTTGTAGGTTTGCAAAGCGTGCCAGGAGTAGCATTGTATTATGCAGGATTGTCTAAGAAAAAATATGCTGTAAATAGCGCACTAATGGTATTTTACGCATTTGCTATAGTTTTAGTAGTATGGATGATAGCAGGTTATAATTTTGGCTTTGGAAAGCCGACATTGGTTATAAATGGTTATGGAATATTGGGAACTCCATTACCTGCATGGCCAGGAACTTATGAAGCTTCTCAAACAGTTTATGGTCCATCTAATAGTATGCTCAATATTCCTACGTCGACCTATATATTCTTCCAATTTGTCTTTGCAGCAATAACTCCAGTACTTCTTGCAGGCGGTGTTTTAGAAAGAATGAACTTTAAAGCCTGGATGGTGTTTGTACCATTCTGGTCTTTATTAGTATATAGCCCAGTATCGTATTGGTTATTTGCTGGAGGATGGTTAAATCAATTAGGAGCAGTAGACTTCAGCGGAGGTTATGTAATACACGTTGATGCTGGAGTAGGAGCATTGGCTGCAGCTTTAGCTGTAGGGCCTAGATTAGCTTCTGAGAGAAAACTAGAAGCTCATAGTCTGCCTCTAATATTAGCAGGGGCCGGCTTAATTTGGCTTGGTTGGGACGGATTTAACGGAGGTGACCCTGGAGGAGCTACTATTGATGCTGCAATAGCTGTATTAAATACTAACATTGCTACTGCAGTAAGTGCCGTTACTTGGATGCTAATGGATATGGCTTTCTTTAAGAAGCCTACATTAGTGGGAGCTACTAGCGGTGCAATAACTGGTTTAGTTGCAATTACGCCAGCTGCAGGTTACGTTAATGGGCTATATTCCATAATTATAGGTATAGCCTCTGGCTCTATACCGTGGTTAGCTCTATATAAGCTAGAACCTAAGCTAAAAGTTGATGACACCCTAGGCGTATTTTCTACCCACGGTATTGCTGGTATTGTAGGCGGTTTGCTAACAGGAATATTTGCGGATCCCAACGTTACGGTATATGTAGATCCTACTCTTCGTGGAGCATTATATGGTAACTGGTATCAATTAGACATACAAGCTTTTGCTGCCGCAGTAGTATTCGTTTACGATTTCGCAATTACATTTGGTTTATTGAAGTTAATAGGGCTATTCATTCCATTAAGAGCTCCGCCAGAAACACTACAGATTGGAGATTATGCAATGCATGGTGAGGTAGCTTATTCTGACTTATTAGCAACATTACCAGCTGAACAAAAGCCTGTGGCAGAGAAGGTAGAAGAGGAGCCAAGCAAAAAGAAGGAAGAAGGAAAGTGA
- a CDS encoding phosphate-starvation-inducible PsiE family protein, giving the protein MHDDANKKGIIKNLSSENLNKLVIKITSITVQILLIIGLIIVLLYTVTQTIESFQISLIDVVSIILENSLLIIVFLEVYLSVVDFFHGKGRSVVYVMDATLSFVLREIIIGILTGSVTDIDLLAMSGAIGIIASGRFLLTGRNLRLIRRRRKVNKERSK; this is encoded by the coding sequence TTGCATGACGATGCCAATAAAAAGGGAATAATCAAAAACTTGAGTTCAGAAAACTTAAACAAATTAGTTATTAAGATAACATCCATAACTGTACAAATATTATTAATTATAGGCTTAATAATAGTACTATTATATACAGTAACACAAACAATAGAGTCATTTCAAATAAGCCTAATAGATGTTGTCTCAATAATCTTAGAAAATTCTCTACTGATCATTGTATTTCTAGAGGTTTACCTAAGTGTGGTAGACTTTTTCCACGGAAAAGGAAGGAGCGTAGTATACGTAATGGACGCTACATTATCTTTCGTCCTAAGAGAAATAATAATAGGGATCCTTACAGGAAGTGTGACAGATATAGACCTATTAGCAATGAGCGGAGCAATAGGTATAATAGCCTCTGGAAGATTTTTATTAACAGGCAGGAATCTTAGGTTAATTAGAAGAAGAAGAAAAGTAAATAAAGAGAGAAGTAAATAA
- a CDS encoding arginine deiminase family protein — MLRITSEWSKLRTVLVHEPGIEMFYGILDPDAFLYMRRFNIEKAINQHKQMVNKLKEMSIEVLKIKELINEKAKSDKDFRKLLEKIALNYIKYEGDGKAEENLSRVKKDLEKLDSDTLFNIILLNPTVLSHEALGTNEAVTRILNEEPLANLYFTRDQAIITDKGVVIGRMSKRIRMRETEIIKLVFQALSEKPLKEISEPAFLEGGDYMPFKDFAIFGTGDRTSISGIMQAIDFTNFNEIVIAYNPEIEETEDYMLTMHLDMYLNSPKEGVVISNSTILSKTLAHIYERKENGISLKERTNLLEFFKKKGYRILEISLAEQLSYATNFLTIENGRILSPKVANNMINIMEYLERKGYNNLLNEVKEDYNRHIANKDFFPNRKDIKDEGIDYDEIDVSELTGGFGGIHCMTMPIKRE, encoded by the coding sequence ATGCTTAGGATTACTTCAGAATGGTCAAAACTTAGGACAGTACTTGTCCACGAACCTGGAATAGAAATGTTTTATGGAATCCTAGATCCAGATGCATTCCTTTACATGAGGAGGTTTAACATAGAGAAAGCAATAAATCAACACAAGCAAATGGTTAATAAATTAAAAGAAATGAGTATAGAAGTACTAAAAATAAAAGAATTAATTAACGAGAAAGCAAAAAGCGACAAGGATTTTAGGAAACTACTAGAGAAAATTGCTTTGAATTACATAAAATATGAAGGAGATGGAAAAGCAGAAGAAAACCTATCTAGAGTTAAAAAAGACTTGGAAAAACTTGATTCTGATACTTTATTTAATATTATTTTACTTAATCCAACAGTGCTTTCTCATGAAGCATTAGGAACCAACGAGGCAGTAACTAGAATACTCAACGAAGAGCCATTAGCTAATCTATATTTTACTAGAGATCAGGCTATAATTACAGATAAAGGAGTAGTAATAGGAAGAATGAGCAAAAGGATAAGAATGAGAGAGACTGAAATAATAAAATTAGTATTCCAAGCTCTTTCTGAAAAGCCACTAAAGGAAATAAGCGAGCCAGCATTTTTAGAAGGAGGAGACTATATGCCTTTTAAGGATTTCGCGATTTTCGGAACTGGTGATAGAACTAGCATTTCAGGAATAATGCAGGCAATAGATTTTACAAACTTTAATGAGATCGTAATTGCATATAATCCAGAAATTGAGGAAACTGAAGACTACATGCTCACAATGCACCTAGATATGTATTTAAATTCACCTAAAGAGGGAGTAGTTATTAGTAACTCTACAATTTTAAGCAAAACTTTAGCTCATATATATGAAAGAAAAGAAAACGGAATCTCGCTGAAAGAAAGAACAAATCTTTTAGAATTCTTTAAAAAGAAAGGATACAGAATTCTTGAAATAAGCCTAGCAGAACAATTATCTTATGCAACAAATTTCCTTACTATAGAAAATGGTAGAATACTATCTCCTAAAGTAGCTAATAATATGATAAACATTATGGAATATCTAGAAAGAAAAGGATATAACAATTTGTTAAATGAAGTAAAAGAGGACTACAATAGGCATATTGCAAATAAAGATTTCTTCCCTAATAGAAAAGATATAAAGGATGAAGGAATTGACTATGATGAGATTGACGTTTCAGAGCTCACAGGCGGCTTTGGTGGAATACATTGCATGACGATGCCAATAAAAAGGGAATAA
- a CDS encoding ParA family protein: MIRITFVSPKGGVGKSTIIYYVTKLLSDKFKTLIVDLTDSATLSRLFGIQNNILADDGYFADKGNVGVISFSRISNNDNLDLEKITLKYKEILGDYSLILVEYPIHFYSKSIKIEYEIFNSLLKTKNYIFSVTIPQDIIIKSTLNYTSSLISYLSSINKDIYDEALIINMVKDIKIKDVANYHNNVFSIKFNYDLIFKGFYNVDPPDDFLQISKFIENLIE, translated from the coding sequence ATGATTAGAATAACCTTCGTAAGCCCTAAGGGCGGTGTAGGAAAATCCACAATAATTTATTACGTAACTAAATTACTTAGTGACAAGTTCAAGACGCTTATAGTTGATTTAACTGATTCTGCAACATTAAGTAGACTTTTCGGAATTCAAAATAATATACTTGCAGACGACGGTTATTTTGCAGATAAGGGAAACGTAGGAGTAATATCATTTTCTCGTATTTCTAATAATGATAACCTTGATTTAGAAAAAATTACACTAAAATATAAAGAAATTTTAGGTGATTATAGCCTTATTTTAGTTGAATACCCAATTCATTTTTATTCAAAATCGATAAAAATAGAATACGAAATCTTTAATTCCTTATTAAAAACTAAAAATTACATATTTAGTGTTACTATTCCACAAGATATAATAATAAAATCCACATTAAATTATACTTCGTCTCTTATATCATACTTATCAAGCATAAATAAGGATATTTATGATGAAGCTTTAATAATAAATATGGTAAAAGACATCAAAATTAAAGATGTAGCCAATTATCATAACAATGTATTTAGTATAAAATTCAATTATGATTTAATATTTAAGGGATTCTATAACGTTGACCCTCCAGATGATTTTTTGCAAATCTCAAAATTTATAGAAAATTTGATAGAATAA